From Cellulosimicrobium sp. ES-005, one genomic window encodes:
- the greA gene encoding transcription elongation factor GreA, whose product MTDTTVTWLTQEAYDRLQAELAHLSGEGRTEIAERIAAARDEGDLKENGGYHAAREEQAKNEARIRELTEKLRNVQVGTPPDDGMVEAGMVVTAVVAGDEMTFLLGSREIAGTTDLDVYSPTSPLGAAIDGKTVGDETSYTAPNGNEIAVKIVAAKPFEG is encoded by the coding sequence GTGACCGACACCACCGTCACCTGGCTGACCCAGGAGGCGTACGACAGGCTGCAGGCCGAGCTCGCCCACCTGTCCGGCGAGGGCCGTACCGAGATCGCGGAGCGCATCGCCGCCGCGCGCGACGAGGGCGACCTCAAGGAGAACGGCGGCTACCACGCCGCGCGTGAGGAGCAGGCCAAGAACGAGGCCCGCATCCGCGAGCTCACCGAGAAGCTGCGCAACGTGCAGGTCGGGACCCCGCCGGACGACGGCATGGTCGAGGCCGGCATGGTCGTCACCGCGGTCGTCGCGGGCGACGAGATGACGTTCCTCCTCGGCTCGCGCGAGATCGCCGGCACGACCGACCTCGACGTGTACTCGCCGACGTCGCCGCTCGGTGCCGCGATCGACGGCAAGACCGTCGGCGACGAGACGAGCTACACCGCGCCCAACGGCAACGAGATCGCCGTGAAGATCGTCGCCGCGAAGCCCTTCGAGGGCTGA
- a CDS encoding DUF4307 domain-containing protein, giving the protein MTNETTAPQPSPGAPLRPPAGRYGPEPTERRRRLAVVGIVLVAIVGLAITLVIGLRYANEPVRFKDFGYTVVSPERVDVTFEVYMDPGTTATCTLDALAESFAQVGTVDVTVGPVEVAESRYTVSVATSELATTGIVQSCRVAP; this is encoded by the coding sequence ATGACGAACGAGACCACCGCCCCGCAGCCGAGCCCGGGCGCACCCCTGCGACCGCCGGCGGGCCGCTACGGACCCGAGCCGACCGAGCGACGTCGGCGCCTGGCCGTCGTCGGCATCGTCCTCGTCGCGATCGTCGGGCTCGCGATCACGCTCGTCATCGGGCTGCGGTACGCGAACGAGCCGGTGCGGTTCAAGGACTTCGGGTACACGGTCGTGAGCCCGGAGCGCGTCGACGTGACGTTCGAGGTCTACATGGACCCGGGGACGACGGCGACGTGCACGCTCGACGCCCTCGCGGAGAGCTTCGCCCAGGTCGGGACCGTCGACGTGACGGTCGGGCCGGTCGAGGTCGCCGAGTCCCGGTACACGGTGAGCGTCGCGACCTCCGAGCTCGCCACGACGGGCATCGTCCAGTCCTGCCGCGTCGCGCCGTGA
- the mca gene encoding mycothiol conjugate amidase Mca, translating into MAEPAAGSTTHREQPETLRLLAVHAHPDDESSKGAATAARYAAEGVDVLVATCTGGERGDILNPSFGEGPDDIEGMRALRRVEMAAAARALGVRQQWLGFVDSGLPEGDPLPPLPEGSFGLVPLEEAAAPLVELVREFRPHVVTTYDPSGGYPHPDHVMCHRVAFEAFHAAGDPERYRREGGAAPWAPLKLYYNHDFSMNRIRTLHEAMQGAGLESPFGDWVESRSAREIPEREVTTRVHVARYYAQRDAALIAHASQIDPEGFFFAIPRDLEVDVWPFEEFELAESRVPTQLPEDDLFAGVRELVASEEAAS; encoded by the coding sequence GTGGCCGAACCCGCGGCCGGATCGACCACCCACCGCGAGCAGCCGGAGACGCTCCGTCTCCTGGCCGTGCACGCCCACCCCGACGACGAGTCGAGCAAGGGCGCCGCGACGGCCGCCCGCTACGCGGCCGAGGGCGTCGACGTGCTCGTCGCGACGTGCACGGGCGGTGAGCGCGGCGACATCCTCAACCCGAGCTTCGGCGAGGGGCCCGACGACATCGAGGGCATGCGCGCCCTGCGCCGCGTCGAGATGGCCGCCGCGGCGCGCGCGCTCGGCGTCCGGCAGCAGTGGCTGGGGTTCGTCGACTCGGGGCTGCCCGAGGGGGACCCCCTGCCCCCGCTGCCCGAGGGGTCGTTCGGCCTGGTGCCGCTCGAGGAGGCCGCCGCGCCGCTGGTCGAGCTCGTGCGCGAGTTCCGTCCGCACGTCGTCACGACGTACGACCCGTCGGGCGGCTACCCCCACCCCGACCACGTCATGTGCCACCGCGTCGCGTTCGAGGCGTTCCACGCCGCGGGCGACCCCGAGCGCTACCGGCGCGAGGGCGGGGCGGCGCCCTGGGCGCCGCTCAAGCTCTACTACAACCACGACTTCTCGATGAACCGCATCCGCACGCTGCACGAGGCGATGCAGGGCGCGGGCCTGGAGTCACCGTTCGGCGACTGGGTCGAGTCGCGGTCCGCGCGGGAGATCCCGGAGCGCGAGGTCACGACGCGCGTCCACGTCGCGCGCTACTACGCGCAGCGCGACGCGGCGCTCATCGCGCACGCGTCGCAGATCGACCCCGAGGGCTTCTTCTTCGCGATCCCGCGCGACCTCGAGGTCGACGTGTGGCCGTTCGAGGAGTTCGAGCTCGCCGAGTCGCGCGTCCCCACGCAGCTCCCCGAGGACGACCTGTTCGCGGGCGTCCGTGAGCTCGTCGCGAGCGAGGAGGCGGCCTCGTGA
- a CDS encoding carbon-nitrogen hydrolase family protein, protein MAAGARVTIGQIEVSADHAANLVTVGAAFREAGRVHADLLVLPEYAAGFDPRGTGVEHAEPLDGPFVTTLRRLAREHGVAAIAGTLVPGGAAGRAVNVVVAVDASGELVGTYRKVHLYDAFGHRESDRLDAGDPAAPPLVVRLGDLTFGVMTCYDLRFPESARRLVDAGADVLVVPAAWAAGDLKADQWRTLARARAIENTAVVLAVGQAGRGVTGRSLLVGPDGQVGLELGERAELRSADLDPAALASVRERNPSLANRRYAVVPRD, encoded by the coding sequence GTGGCCGCCGGGGCGCGCGTCACGATCGGCCAGATCGAGGTCTCCGCCGACCATGCGGCGAACCTCGTGACGGTCGGTGCCGCGTTCCGGGAGGCGGGGCGCGTGCACGCGGACCTGCTCGTGCTGCCCGAGTACGCGGCGGGCTTCGACCCCCGGGGCACGGGCGTCGAGCACGCCGAGCCGCTCGACGGGCCGTTCGTGACCACCCTGCGCCGGCTCGCGCGCGAGCACGGGGTCGCCGCGATCGCGGGGACCCTCGTGCCGGGCGGCGCCGCGGGACGCGCGGTGAACGTCGTCGTCGCGGTGGACGCGTCGGGCGAGCTCGTGGGCACGTACCGCAAGGTGCACCTCTACGACGCGTTCGGGCACCGCGAGTCCGACCGGCTCGACGCCGGCGACCCGGCGGCGCCGCCGCTGGTCGTGCGCCTCGGTGACCTGACGTTCGGCGTCATGACGTGCTACGACCTGCGGTTCCCCGAGAGCGCGCGGCGGCTCGTCGACGCCGGCGCGGACGTGCTCGTCGTGCCCGCGGCGTGGGCGGCGGGCGACCTCAAGGCGGACCAGTGGCGCACCCTCGCGCGGGCGCGGGCGATCGAGAACACCGCCGTCGTGCTCGCGGTCGGGCAGGCGGGCAGGGGCGTGACCGGCCGCTCGCTCCTCGTCGGCCCGGACGGCCAGGTCGGCCTGGAGCTCGGCGAGCGCGCCGAGCTGCGCAGCGCCGACCTCGACCCCGCGGCCCTGGCGAGCGTGCGCGAGCGCAACCCGTCGCTCGCCAACCGCCGGTACGCCGTCGTCCCTCGGGACTGA
- a CDS encoding hemolysin III family protein codes for MKDVRESVGDAVEKVAEAVKPRLRGWIHAGTFPVVLVASIVLVVVAPPVAGKVSCAIFGLSACLLFGTSAVYHRGTWSPRVAGVLRRADHSNIFLIIAGTYTPLAVLLLPQRTATILLAIVWGGAVLGLLARILWLDAPRWVYVPIYVALGWVAVGYMPQFWTTTNGPAIVWLVAAGGLAYTLGAVVYGIKKPNPSPRWFGFHEIFHVLTVVGFTCHYIAIMLAAVAAR; via the coding sequence GTGAAGGACGTCCGCGAGAGCGTGGGCGACGCGGTCGAGAAGGTCGCCGAGGCGGTCAAGCCGCGCCTGCGGGGCTGGATCCACGCGGGGACGTTCCCCGTCGTGCTCGTCGCGAGCATCGTCCTCGTCGTCGTCGCCCCGCCCGTCGCGGGCAAGGTGTCGTGCGCGATCTTCGGGCTCAGCGCGTGCCTCCTCTTCGGCACGAGCGCCGTCTACCACCGCGGTACGTGGTCGCCACGCGTCGCCGGGGTGCTCCGCCGCGCCGACCACTCGAACATCTTCCTCATCATCGCGGGCACCTACACACCCCTCGCGGTGCTCCTGCTCCCCCAGCGGACCGCGACGATCCTGCTCGCGATCGTCTGGGGCGGCGCCGTCCTCGGCCTCCTCGCCCGGATCCTGTGGCTCGACGCCCCGCGCTGGGTCTACGTGCCGATCTACGTCGCCCTCGGCTGGGTCGCCGTCGGCTACATGCCGCAGTTCTGGACCACGACGAACGGGCCGGCGATCGTCTGGCTCGTCGCCGCGGGCGGCCTCGCCTACACGCTCGGCGCCGTCGTCTACGGCATCAAGAAGCCGAACCCCAGCCCCCGCTGGTTCGGCTTCCACGAGATCTTCCACGTGCTCACCGTCGTCGGCTTCACGTGCCACTACATCGCGATCATGCTGGCGGCGGTCGCGGCCCGCTGA
- a CDS encoding isoprenyl transferase, translated as MRLPRPVYGLYERRLAATLSHESVPRHVGVILDGNRRWARSFGESTATGHRRGADKIAEFLGWSEDQGVEVVTLWMLSTDNLSRSQEELSALLDIIEDAVRDLADSGRWRLRVMGRLDLLPERLAGALREAQQRTASVDGLQVNVAIGYGGRHEIADAVRSYLREQAAAGARLQDLAENLDVEHIEEHLYTKGQPDPELVIRTSGEQRLGGFLLWQSAHSEFYFCEAYWPDFRRVDYLRALRAYSQRERRLGR; from the coding sequence GTGCGCCTGCCCCGCCCCGTCTACGGACTCTACGAGCGTCGCCTCGCCGCGACCCTCTCGCACGAGAGCGTGCCCCGCCACGTGGGCGTCATCCTCGACGGCAACCGGCGCTGGGCGCGCTCGTTCGGCGAGTCGACGGCGACCGGGCACCGTCGCGGTGCCGACAAGATCGCGGAGTTCCTCGGCTGGAGCGAGGACCAGGGCGTCGAGGTCGTCACGCTGTGGATGCTCTCGACCGACAACCTCTCGCGCTCCCAGGAGGAGCTCTCCGCGCTGCTCGACATCATCGAGGACGCGGTGCGCGACCTCGCCGACTCGGGCCGCTGGCGCTTGCGGGTCATGGGCCGCCTCGACCTGCTCCCCGAGCGCCTCGCCGGCGCGCTGCGCGAGGCGCAGCAGCGCACGGCCTCGGTCGACGGGCTCCAGGTGAACGTGGCGATCGGCTACGGCGGGCGGCACGAGATCGCCGACGCGGTGCGCTCCTATCTCCGCGAGCAGGCGGCCGCGGGCGCGCGGCTCCAGGACCTCGCGGAGAACCTCGACGTCGAGCACATCGAGGAGCACCTGTACACCAAGGGCCAGCCGGACCCGGAGCTCGTCATCCGTACGTCGGGCGAGCAGCGCCTCGGCGGCTTCCTGCTGTGGCAGAGCGCCCACTCCGAGTTCTACTTCTGCGAGGCGTACTGGCCGGACTTCCGGCGCGTCGACTACCTGCGCGCGCTGCGCGCCTACTCCCAGCGCGAGCGTCGCCTCGGCCGCTGA
- a CDS encoding MarR family winged helix-turn-helix transcriptional regulator, which translates to MVEQGRREDEPVTAPGHGSPRLAVETWESLFRAQVTVMRRLQADPVWDGLTLREYDVLFSLTKGPDEGMRLRDLNVYILLSQPSLSRMVDRLATRGLVERTSAPDDARGTLVRLTRAGRDLQRATGRAHARAIATYVGGALDDDDLATLGELLERLRAAQRTIPDVVREAVPEPPADGRRP; encoded by the coding sequence ATGGTCGAGCAGGGCCGGCGCGAGGACGAGCCCGTCACGGCGCCTGGTCACGGGAGCCCGCGGCTCGCCGTGGAGACCTGGGAGTCGCTCTTCCGGGCGCAGGTCACCGTCATGCGCCGGCTGCAGGCCGACCCGGTCTGGGACGGCCTCACCCTGCGCGAGTACGACGTGCTCTTCTCGCTCACCAAGGGCCCGGACGAGGGGATGCGCCTGCGCGACCTCAACGTCTACATCCTGCTCAGCCAGCCGTCGCTGAGCCGCATGGTCGACCGGCTCGCGACGCGCGGCCTCGTCGAGCGGACGTCCGCGCCCGACGACGCGCGCGGCACGCTCGTCCGGCTCACGCGGGCGGGCCGGGACCTCCAGCGGGCGACCGGGCGCGCGCACGCGCGGGCCATCGCGACCTACGTGGGCGGGGCGCTCGACGACGACGATCTCGCGACCCTCGGCGAGCTCCTCGAGCGGTTGCGCGCGGCCCAGCGGACGATCCCCGACGTGGTGCGCGAGGCCGTCCCCGAGCCACCGGCGGACGGGCGGCGTCCGTGA
- a CDS encoding glycerate kinase: MSSTPSTIQTASPKRPDGPLRVVVAPDSFKGSLSAADVAHAVAAGVRGVVPDAEVVELPMADGGEGTLDALLAVWGVPAREVATVDAIGRPRTARYGVSADGRLGVVELAEASGLPQVSDVALQPLHAHTLGTGAAAAAVLDAGVDEVIVCLGGSASTDGGAGILTGLGARLLDAAGDQVPDGGEGLARVARLDLSGLHPRARDVRWRLAVDVTNPLHGERGAAHVFGPQKGAQEADVAFLDDALRRWAGVLVEEAGFDVSELAGAGAAGGVPAAMVGVLGAELEPGARLVAEAVGLPDAIRRADLVVTGEGSFDSQSVNGKVADAMGALAAEAPHRPPVVVLAGRVLLPAHQARDAGIAAAFSIAPGPIELDELLDRTASRLTDLAATVTSLHVASRR, encoded by the coding sequence GTGTCCTCAACGCCGAGCACCATCCAGACCGCTTCCCCGAAGCGCCCCGACGGCCCGCTGCGCGTCGTCGTCGCGCCCGACTCGTTCAAGGGCAGCCTGAGCGCCGCGGACGTCGCGCACGCCGTCGCCGCCGGGGTGCGCGGCGTCGTCCCCGACGCCGAGGTCGTCGAGCTGCCCATGGCCGACGGCGGCGAGGGCACCCTCGACGCGCTCCTCGCCGTGTGGGGCGTACCGGCGCGCGAGGTCGCGACCGTCGACGCGATCGGGCGTCCGCGCACCGCGCGGTACGGGGTCTCCGCCGACGGGCGGCTGGGCGTCGTGGAGCTCGCGGAGGCGAGCGGCCTGCCGCAGGTGAGCGACGTCGCGCTGCAGCCCCTGCACGCGCACACGCTCGGCACCGGCGCGGCGGCCGCGGCCGTGCTCGACGCGGGCGTGGACGAGGTGATCGTGTGCCTCGGCGGGTCGGCGTCGACCGACGGCGGCGCGGGCATCCTCACCGGCCTCGGCGCGCGGCTCCTGGACGCCGCCGGGGACCAGGTGCCCGACGGCGGCGAGGGGCTCGCGCGGGTCGCGCGCCTCGACCTGTCCGGGCTGCACCCGCGCGCCCGCGACGTGCGCTGGCGCCTCGCGGTCGACGTGACCAACCCGCTGCACGGCGAGCGCGGCGCGGCGCACGTGTTCGGCCCGCAGAAGGGCGCCCAGGAGGCCGACGTCGCGTTCCTGGACGACGCGCTACGCCGCTGGGCAGGGGTGCTGGTCGAGGAGGCCGGGTTCGACGTGTCCGAGCTCGCGGGGGCGGGCGCGGCGGGCGGCGTGCCCGCGGCGATGGTCGGCGTCCTCGGCGCGGAGCTCGAGCCCGGCGCGCGCCTCGTCGCCGAGGCCGTCGGGCTGCCGGACGCGATCCGCCGTGCGGACCTGGTCGTCACGGGCGAGGGGTCGTTCGACTCGCAGTCGGTCAACGGCAAGGTCGCCGACGCGATGGGCGCGCTCGCCGCCGAGGCACCGCACCGTCCGCCGGTCGTCGTCCTCGCGGGGCGCGTGCTGCTACCGGCGCACCAGGCGCGCGACGCCGGCATCGCCGCGGCGTTCAGCATCGCCCCCGGCCCCATCGAGCTCGACGAGCTGCTCGACCGGACGGCCTCCCGGCTGACCGACCTCGCCGCGACGGTCACGAGCCTCCACGTCGCCTCGCGGCGCTGA
- a CDS encoding AAA family ATPase, whose amino-acid sequence MLATIAVEGYRSLRSLVLPLDRLTVVTGANGTGKSSLYRALRLLAECALGGAVGAVAREGGLRSTLWAGPEQGGSRALRDGGPVQGTRRTAPVALRLGFAGGALGDLGYAVDLGLPQHPGSAFGLDPEIKVETVWSGPSPRPATLQVERRGPAVRVRDDAGRWVSTPARLRSFDSVLTELVDPVGAPEVVAVRETLRSWRFYDQLRTDAGAPARAPQVGTRTPVLAHDGADLAAALETVRDLGRGDELDAAVSRAFPGSRLAVHADDGRFEIALHQHGLLRPLTGAELSDGTLRYLFLVAALLSPRPPELLVLNEPETSLHPDLLPALGTLAHAAARETQVVVVTHATPLVEALRDATASGTADLPGSDELLEVELVRSPFGETTVAGREGLLDQPPWTWPRR is encoded by the coding sequence ATGCTCGCGACGATCGCCGTGGAGGGGTACCGCTCCCTGCGCAGCCTCGTGCTGCCGCTCGACCGGCTGACGGTCGTGACCGGGGCCAACGGGACCGGGAAGTCGAGCCTGTACCGCGCGCTCCGCCTGCTCGCGGAGTGCGCGCTCGGGGGCGCGGTGGGGGCGGTCGCGCGCGAGGGCGGGCTGCGCTCGACGCTGTGGGCCGGGCCGGAGCAGGGCGGCAGCCGCGCGCTGCGTGACGGTGGCCCGGTGCAGGGCACGCGGCGGACCGCGCCCGTCGCGCTGCGGCTGGGGTTCGCGGGCGGCGCACTGGGCGACCTCGGCTACGCCGTCGACCTGGGGCTCCCGCAGCACCCCGGGTCGGCGTTCGGGCTCGACCCCGAGATCAAGGTCGAGACGGTCTGGTCCGGTCCCTCCCCGCGTCCCGCGACGCTCCAGGTCGAGCGGCGCGGGCCCGCGGTCCGCGTGCGGGACGACGCCGGACGCTGGGTCTCCACCCCCGCCCGGCTCCGGTCGTTCGACAGCGTGCTCACCGAGCTCGTCGACCCGGTGGGCGCGCCGGAGGTCGTCGCGGTGCGGGAAACGCTGCGCTCGTGGCGGTTCTACGACCAGCTCCGCACCGACGCCGGCGCCCCGGCGCGCGCGCCGCAGGTCGGCACCCGCACGCCGGTCCTCGCGCACGACGGCGCGGACCTCGCCGCCGCGCTCGAGACCGTCCGCGACCTCGGCCGCGGCGACGAGCTCGACGCCGCCGTGTCCCGCGCGTTCCCCGGGAGCCGGCTCGCGGTGCACGCCGACGACGGACGGTTCGAGATCGCCCTCCACCAGCACGGGCTGCTGCGGCCCCTCACGGGCGCCGAGCTGAGCGACGGCACGCTGCGGTACCTGTTCCTCGTCGCCGCGCTGCTCTCGCCGCGCCCGCCCGAGCTCCTCGTGCTCAACGAGCCCGAGACGAGCCTGCACCCGGACCTGCTGCCCGCGCTCGGCACGCTCGCGCACGCCGCGGCCCGGGAGACGCAGGTCGTCGTGGTGACCCACGCGACGCCGCTCGTCGAGGCGCTGCGGGACGCGACGGCGTCGGGCACGGCCGACCTGCCGGGCTCCGACGAGCTCCTCGAGGTCGAGCTCGTCCGCTCACCGTTCGGCGAGACGACGGTCGCCGGGCGCGAGGGCCTGCTCGACCAGCCGCCGTGGACCTGGCCCCGGCGGTGA
- a CDS encoding manganese efflux pump MntP family protein has protein sequence MGILELAVVAVALAADAFAVALAQGTRMRRPTWCETARVAVLFGLFQALMPLAGWALSTWFADAVSGVAPWIALGMLAFVGAHMVKEGLQDEAEHAVEHVEGPADERAAGGEAGTPGEPAAVATLALPVTRPRVAYRVLLPLAIATSIDAAASGVTFAVLGVPILPAVVLVGAVTLVLSALGVRIGARAGERLGRWATVAGGAVLVLLGVRILLAHLL, from the coding sequence GTGGGAATTCTCGAGCTCGCGGTCGTCGCGGTCGCGCTCGCGGCGGACGCGTTCGCCGTGGCGCTCGCGCAGGGCACCCGGATGCGCCGCCCGACGTGGTGCGAGACCGCGCGCGTCGCGGTCCTCTTCGGCCTCTTCCAGGCGCTCATGCCGCTCGCCGGCTGGGCGCTGTCCACGTGGTTCGCCGACGCGGTCTCCGGCGTCGCGCCGTGGATCGCCCTCGGGATGCTCGCGTTCGTGGGCGCGCACATGGTCAAGGAGGGCCTCCAGGACGAGGCCGAGCACGCCGTCGAGCACGTGGAGGGGCCTGCGGACGAGCGGGCCGCCGGCGGGGAAGCCGGGACGCCCGGCGAGCCGGCCGCCGTCGCGACGCTCGCGCTACCCGTCACCCGCCCCCGCGTGGCCTACCGGGTGCTGCTCCCGCTGGCGATCGCGACGTCGATCGACGCCGCGGCGTCCGGCGTCACGTTCGCGGTGCTCGGCGTGCCGATCCTGCCCGCGGTCGTCCTGGTGGGCGCCGTGACGCTCGTGCTGTCCGCCCTCGGGGTGCGGATCGGCGCCCGTGCGGGCGAGCGCCTGGGCCGCTGGGCGACGGTCGCGGGCGGCGCCGTGCTCGTCCTGCTGGGCGTGCGCATCCTGCTCGCACACCTCCTCTGA
- a CDS encoding RidA family protein, whose product MTSEKTAISTPDAPAPAHTFHQGVRKGPFVQVSGQGPVDPATNEYLYPGDVAAQTTRTLENVRAIVEASGATFDDVVMLRVYLTKREDFPIMNDAYGAFVAQHTTKGVLPSRTTVFTGLPREEMLVEIDAFAITD is encoded by the coding sequence ATGACCAGCGAGAAGACCGCGATCTCGACCCCCGACGCCCCGGCGCCCGCCCACACGTTCCACCAGGGCGTGCGCAAGGGCCCGTTCGTCCAGGTCTCCGGCCAGGGCCCCGTCGACCCCGCGACGAACGAGTACCTGTACCCCGGTGACGTCGCCGCGCAGACCACGCGCACGCTCGAGAACGTGCGCGCGATCGTCGAGGCCTCCGGCGCGACGTTCGACGACGTCGTCATGCTGCGCGTCTACCTCACGAAGCGCGAGGACTTCCCGATCATGAACGACGCCTACGGCGCGTTCGTCGCGCAGCACACCACGAAGGGCGTGCTCCCCAGCCGCACCACGGTCTTCACGGGCCTGCCGCGCGAGGAGATGCTCGTCGAGATCGACGCCTTCGCGATCACGGACTGA
- a CDS encoding alanine racemase: MTGTTDDAARPAPDRPWAGDVVGPRTKGLRLDARATVADVLAGSPRVTDGAFSWPLLTLDDATLDHNVGVVARVCAERGVEHAPHVKTTMSRALYARQATAGAWGATVATPSQLRTVRDWGVPRVLLANELLDPREIAWLRDDLTGVVDGSPDEVWLCVDSPHGVDLLARGLADAPAAVRARVGVLVELGVPGGRTGVRSTAAALDLARAVRASGLRLLGVTGYEGSVAGGTTDDELAAVAAWCDGLRDLGATFVREGLAGVDEPLVLSAGGSSFLDVVLAELPGPVVGADGREVEVRVVVRSGAYVTHDHGFYSRTDPWSRIPGAEPLRSAATVWGQVLSVPEPGLAICGIGRRDVSFDIDLPVALWLRTQSDDGWLPARELAGTRVTALNDQHLYLALDAGEAGASHVTGPATAQVRPGDVVGFGISHPCTTFDRWRVAAVVRGDEVVDLATVDL, translated from the coding sequence ATGACCGGCACGACGGACGACGCCGCGCGTCCCGCACCCGACCGACCCTGGGCGGGCGACGTCGTCGGGCCCCGGACCAAGGGGTTGCGGCTCGACGCCCGGGCGACCGTCGCGGACGTGCTCGCGGGCTCGCCGCGCGTCACGGACGGCGCGTTCTCCTGGCCGCTGCTCACGCTCGACGACGCGACGCTCGATCACAACGTCGGCGTCGTCGCGCGCGTGTGCGCGGAGCGCGGCGTCGAGCACGCGCCGCACGTGAAGACGACGATGTCGCGCGCGCTCTACGCGCGCCAGGCCACGGCGGGCGCGTGGGGGGCGACGGTCGCGACGCCGTCGCAGCTGCGCACCGTGCGGGACTGGGGCGTGCCGCGCGTGCTGCTCGCGAACGAGCTGCTCGACCCGCGCGAGATCGCCTGGCTGCGCGACGACCTGACCGGTGTGGTCGACGGCTCCCCCGACGAGGTGTGGCTGTGCGTGGACTCGCCGCACGGCGTCGACCTCCTCGCGCGCGGGCTCGCCGACGCTCCGGCCGCCGTCCGGGCGCGCGTCGGCGTGCTCGTCGAGCTCGGCGTCCCGGGCGGGCGCACGGGCGTGCGCAGCACCGCGGCCGCGCTCGACCTCGCGCGCGCGGTGCGGGCGTCGGGTCTGAGGCTGCTGGGCGTCACCGGGTACGAGGGCTCGGTCGCGGGCGGCACGACCGACGACGAGCTCGCCGCCGTCGCCGCGTGGTGCGACGGGCTGCGCGACCTCGGCGCGACGTTCGTGCGCGAGGGCCTCGCGGGCGTCGACGAGCCGCTCGTCCTGTCGGCGGGCGGCAGCTCGTTCCTCGACGTCGTGCTCGCCGAGCTGCCCGGGCCGGTCGTCGGCGCCGACGGCCGCGAGGTCGAGGTCCGCGTCGTCGTCCGCTCGGGTGCGTACGTCACGCACGACCACGGCTTCTACTCGCGCACCGACCCGTGGAGCCGCATCCCCGGCGCAGAGCCGCTCCGGAGCGCCGCGACGGTCTGGGGCCAGGTGCTGTCCGTCCCGGAGCCGGGTCTCGCGATCTGCGGCATCGGGCGCCGCGACGTGTCGTTCGACATCGACCTGCCCGTCGCGCTGTGGCTGCGCACGCAGTCCGACGACGGCTGGCTGCCCGCGCGCGAGCTCGCCGGGACGCGCGTCACCGCGCTCAACGACCAGCACCTCTACCTCGCGCTCGACGCCGGCGAGGCCGGGGCCAGCCACGTGACCGGCCCCGCGACCGCCCAGGTCCGCCCGGGCGACGTCGTCGGGTTCGGCATCTCCCACCCGTGCACGACGTTCGACCGCTGGCGCGTGGCGGCGGTCGTGCGCGGCGACGAGGTCGTCGACCTCGCGACCGTCGACCTCTGA